In Silene latifolia isolate original U9 population chromosome 3, ASM4854445v1, whole genome shotgun sequence, a single window of DNA contains:
- the LOC141646413 gene encoding SKP1-like protein 1A, translated as MAETTTSKKIMLKSSDGEDFEVDEIVALESQTIKHMIEDECADNAIPLPNVTAKTLSKVIEYCKKHVDAAAAKTADTATTSTFGVAGGDDELKKWDEEFMKVDQNTLFDICLAANYLNIKSLLELTCQTVAEMIKNMTPEEVRKVFNITNDFTPEEEAEIRKEHQWAFE; from the exons ATGGCGGAAACAACAACATCAAAGAAGATCATGTTAAAATCATCAGACGGCGAGGATTTCGAAGTGGACGAGATTGTGGCGTTGGAATCTCAAACAATAAAGCATATGATTGAAGATGAATGTGCTGACAATGCAATTCCTCTTCCTAATGTTACTGCTAAAACATTGTCTAAGGTTATCGAGTATTGTAAGAAACATGTCGATGCTGCCGCTGCGAAAACCGCTGATACAGCAACAACTAGTACCTTTGGGGTTGCTGGAGGTGATGATGAACTTAAGAAGTGGGATGAGGAATTTATGAAAGTTGACCAAAATACCCTTTTTGATATCTGCTTG GCAGCTAATTATCTGAACATCAAGAGTCTCCTGGAGTTGACCTGCCAAACGGTGGCCGAAATGATCAAAAATATGACACCAGAGGAAGTCAGGAAGGTATTCAACATTACAAACGACTTCACCCCGGAAGAAGAAGCGGAGATTAGAAAGGAGCACCAGTGGGCCTTTGAATGA